The following nucleotide sequence is from Bacteroidota bacterium.
TGACGAAATTGACCATGTGAGCCATAAAAACACACAAGGAATCATTGGCGATCAACAATCCGACTTTTTCACTTTCACCCAATTTTCGATACACCTCGACTTATTTTCCAGCGCAAAAATGCTCAAATGGGAGAAGGTGTTTGCCGAACTCGAATTCGACAATACCCTTATGGGCGACGAAGATGGGGATGGCTGGTTCGATGCCATAGATCAATGCCCCGGAACACCCTGGGGGGTAAAAACAGATACCCTTGGTTGCCCCATTGACAGTGATCTCGACCGCATACCTGATTACCTCGATGACGAGTCCTATTCGCAGTATGGAGCCATGGTCGATGAAAGAGGTGTGGCTATGTCGGACGAAGATGTAGTTGCATCGCTGGATATGTCGAAGGCTGTAGCCCGCAAAGATATTGCCATGTATGTGCGAACTCCTGCCTCATACAGCAATTACAAAAAGGCCGGCGCCAAAGAAATTCCTCAGAAATTTTTAAAGGTTGATAAAGACCAGGACGGGTATATTTCTTTCGATGAAATGATGAATACCGTGGATGCTTATTTCGATTTCGAAACGGATTTTTCGACCAAGGATATTTATGAGCTGAACGATTTCTTCTTCGCACAATAGCAAGCTTAGAAATTCTTCGAAACTACAGACAGAAACATTTCAAGCCTAGAGCTTCCTGAGGCGATCTTCAACCCTCTTCGTATCGCGCTTTTTAATGTCTTCGCGCTTGTCGTATTCCTTTTTACCCTTTGCCAGTGCAATGTTTACTTTTGCATATCCTGTTTCGGCGATAAATACACGGGTTGCTACAATGGTAAGCCCTCTTTCCTTGACCTTACGCTCGAGTTTTTTGAGCTCGGTGCGGTTTAAAAGCAGTTTTCGTTCCTGTTGGGGATCGTGATTCATGTAACCCCGGTTTGCATATTCCGAAATAGTCATATTCCGAAGCCAGAGTTCATTTCCCCGGAAAGAGCAGAAACAGTCGGCCATATTGGCTTTACCGAGCCTTAAGCTTTTTATCTCGGTACCCGAAAGCACAATGCCCGCCGTATACTTTTCGATAAACTCGTAATCGTGTGCTGCCTTTTTATTTCGAATTTCAATTTTGTTTGCCATCTTGCACCTTCCAATAAGGATTTGCAAAGTAAGGGTATTTTTACAATTATTCAATACAGAATAGCATGCTGGCAGAGAAGCATAACCTGGTAGTGGTTTTAGGCCCAACCGCCACGGGTAAAACCCGATTAGCAGCGCTGCTCGCCCATGCCATCGGCGCCGAAATAATCAGTGCCGATTCGAGGCAGGTTTATCGCGATATGAACCTCGGAACCGGTAAAGATTACGAGGACTATTGTGTCGAAGGAAAGACCATTGCTTGTCACCTGGTCGATATCCATCCGGCAGGGTATAAATACAATGTGTTCGAATTTCAGAAAGACTTTTTCCATTGCTTCGAAGAAATTCAGCAACGAAAGAAAAAAGTTATTCTTTGCGGAGGTACCGGCATGTACCTCGAATCGGTGACAAAAGCCTACCAGCTTATCAGTGTGCCTGTAAATAACAGCCTCCGGGAAAAGCTGAAGGACAAAAGTCTTGCGGAACTCGAAAACATACTGGCATCGTATAAAAAATTGCACAATAAAACCGATACCGACACTGTAAAAAGGGCCATCAGGGCCATCGAAATCGAAGAGTATTATTTGCTGTACCCTCCGGCAGAAAAAAAAATGCCAGAAATAAAACCCGTTTACCTTGGCATACAGTTCGACCGTGAAGAGCGTCGCCGCCGGATTTCAACACGGCTGCACAGAAGACTTGAAGAGGGACTGGTGGATGAGGTACAAAGACTGCTTAACCAGGGCATCGCCCCGGAAGACCTTATTTATTATGGCCTCGAATACAAATACATTACTCAACACCTGTTAGGTCACCTAAGCTTTTCAGACATGACAAGCCAACTCGAAACCGCCATCCACCAATTTGCCAAGCGGCAGATGACCTGGTTCAGAAAAATGGAACGCGAGGGTGTGAATATACACTGGATTGACGGGATGCTTTCGGAGGAAGAAAAAATACAGGAAGCCCTTCGGGTGATTGAAGGTTGATTTAGTGATACATATTTGCCCTACCACCACTAATTGGTTTGTAGTTAAATAAAAAATAATTTTGGCTTACTCAGGCTAAATAAAATTCTCTGCTAGCCCAACAAAAACCGTTTACGTAAAACCAAGTCAAAGGCTCTCAAAAAACTAGGCTGACGAGCATATGAAAATGATTTGCAAACTCAACCAAATACTGCTATAACCCATTTCTTGTGAATTAAAATGGGCAATACTCTATTAATAGAAAGTATTGCCCATTCATTTCTCTTGAAGTAGGATGGGTTATTTATCTTTCAAGACTTTTCTAGAATGAAATCCATCAAAAGTTAGAATATACACCCCTGAAGGTAAATTATCGATGTTAATTTCACTTTCAGTCTGGTTAGCAACATTCATTTCAATTAGAAGATTTCCGTTAATGTTATATAATCTTAACACCTTAACATCATTTGTATGATAAGCCTTTAGTATACCATCTGGGAGGTATCTGGCCCAATATACTGAATTTAAATCTTGAATGTCTGAAATATCCGTGGAAGCAAATTCTAGTGCTTGATAAGTACCCGCACTTCTATGTTCTATTACATTTGAGATTAATCCATCTTTATTACAACCATAGGCGTAACCAATTATTCTATATTTCATAGGCAATGTTGAAGGTACTCCATTGATGGAGTATGGCGAGGTTGCACCAATATGATATGATTTCCAGCTTGCACCGCCATCTGTTGAATACTGAAAACCTATTGTTTGATACACAGCACCATAGGTATTCCAATAATATTTTGCAGAAGTTCCACTTCTTTCAACTTTTTCGAGGGTTAAGGTTGGATAACAATCTGCATGAATGATGGTATTGGATGCAGAAGTTGCGCAGCCAGGGGCATCGCCAACTATTCTGAATGTTATTGGTTTGATATTTGGTACATTCACGTAGGTACAAGGCGATGTAGTACAACCTGATTTAGAAACCCAGGTGCTTCCTTGGTTAGTGGAATATTGAAGGGTTATAGTATTATTATTACTGCCAAAATAATAATTTACAGATGTGCCATTACGTATTACTGTGCCTAAATTTGGCGCTGCACAAGGTTTATGCTCTATTACATTTGAAATAACTCCATCCTCACCACATGCAAAAGGAAAGGTAATTATTCTGTATTGAATGGGTTTTACATCAGGAATGTTTGAAAATTGTCTAGGTGATGTTTGAGTACCAGTTGAAATTGTTTCTGATATCCAATTATTGCCACCATCGGTAGAATATTGAAATTTAATTTGTCCGTATGTAGTATTATTAATCCAATGATATGTTACTGAAGTTCCACTTCTTACTATGTTTGTTAGTGTAGCTGGTGTGCAATTGGGTATAATTATTTGATTTGATATAGCTGTGGCACATCCAGGTGCGTCCCCTAATACTCTGTAAACAATTGGTTTTTTATCGGGCACATTGTAAAAAACACAGGGCGATGTTGATGTACATCCTGTTTGCGATTTCCAATTACTGCCTTGATCGTCTGAATATTGTAGGGTAATGGTAGGGTTTCCATTACTATTGTAATTAAAACTCACCGAGGTACCATCGCGAGTAACACTGTTGAGGTATGGAGGTTTTTGGTCAATTATATTTGACTTTACTTCGCAGCCATAGGTACATGAAACTACTTTGTATGATATTGGTTTAACATTGGGCACACTTGACAATGTACGTGGTGAAATGGCAGTGCCAGGCTTAGACACCCATATACTACCTCCATTTGTAGAATACTCCAAACGAATGGTATTGTTGCTTATCCCATTATTATTCCAAAAATATGAGACGTTTGTATTATTTCTTTCAACCCTTTCTAATATCGGGGCAATATTGCAATTGGCCTCAATTCGAGTATTTGATTTAGTAATACCCTGAGTTAAACTGTTTTCTACTATTCTCAGGCCAATGGGCTTTTGATCGGGAATGTTTTCAAAAATATAAGGACTAGAAGTACTTGCAGTTGTTGCCTGATTCCAAGTTTTTCCTTCATCTGTCGAATATTGTAATGTAATTGTACTATTAACCTGATTAGAAACAATGCAAGAAATTGTTGTTCCTGTTCTTGATGATGTCACAAAATAAGGAAATCCATGCCGAATAACATTTGAGGCATATTGGCTGCAACCAGCTATCGATTCAATAATTCTGTATTGCATTCCAAAAGTATCAGGTACATTCGACCACGTGCGAGGGGAATTTCCAGTACTTGAATAATTCGATTTCCAAGTTTTTCCATCAATAGAATATTCAAGAGTAATTTTAGAAGAACCAGTATAATTACTTCTAAAAAAGTACTCAACATTGGTGCCATTTCTTAATACTTTATCCAGTATTGGAGCAGTGTTTGTGCAATTGGAGTTATTATTACCAACTGTGCTGGAGTAAAGAACATATGCTTCCTCTAAACAGCCACTTTGAATAAAAGTGTAGGGTATCCAGAAGAAACCCATATCTCCTCCATCCGTACCCCATGAGTTTTGGACTTTAACCATACCAGTACTTTTCCCATCGGTTTTATTATCATCATACCCAATTATGCAAACAGCATGAGAATATTCAGATTGGCCAGTATTATTATCCCAAACACCTGTCTTCTTATTCCACATGCTAAAAAATGAATCATAAATTGGGATACTGATTATTATTGGATAACCATAATTTAACTTACTCTTTATTTCAGCAATGTCATTTTTGTTTGCAAGTCTGCCAAAGTTTAATGCTTTGTTTTGGGCTGCATCGGAAATTTGGGTGGCATTAGGCTGTGTAAAGCAATCATATTCAACATAAGGCATATTCTTCCATGAACAAACCCCTTGTTCCTTAATAAGAGTTAATGCATCTGGAACAGTTAAACCACAACCATTGCCGCAACCCACTTCTTGAGTACAATGTGTTAATTGATTAAATATATAGCTTGGGCTTCGTGTGGCAATAGTCCAATCGTTGAATTTCGAATTCAACATTATAGAATAGCAGCAATATCCGCTAGCCCATGCCACACAAGAACCTTGTGACGCTTGATTGCCGACCATTGGAGTGCTTAGTACAAGTTTTAAAGGTAAAACTTTTGAAATTGCCTTTGTTGGTGCATTTTTCTTTAATGTTTCTAAATCAGCAACAGGAACTTTTTCATACTCTTCTTTAGAAAGTGGACGCAGCCCCATCCCAGGCTCCTGCGAAGAAACAAATTGTAGATTAATAAAAAGACAGCATAATTCTACTTTAACAGATTTACAATTTTGAATATGAGTAATTTATATCACGCTGTCGTTTTAAATGCCGGTCATAAATTCTATCAATCATTTGTTCTTCGGTCATCTGTTTATAAAGTTTAAAAGTGATAAATTCTTTAATATCACGAGCCGATAGTAAAGGTAAATCATCAAAGCAATGCAATTTTTCTTTTAAAATAAATGACGAGACCAAAAAGTTTAATGCAACCTGGTGTTGCCATGCAAGCCATTTTCGTGTCTGAAACTGGTCTAGCCCGAGTATCTGTTTTGATTCTTTTATGCAATGTTCTACAAAGTACCGTTGTGCTTGCATATAGGCTATAGCTTTCTTAGTGTATTGTTCAAGATTAGCATTGGTAAAAGAATATTTTATTTCGTCCTTGCCTTCTTTGGTTTTCGTTTTACGGATAACCAGTAACCTTTGCTCTACTTGCATTTTACTGTTATTGATTATCCAAAGCTTTATAAAATGATAGTCAGCTACAAGAACTCCTTTGGCTGTATTACGAACACTAATACGCTGCCAATTTTCGTCATTTAAAGTCTGTAAATATTTTGATACACTTAATTCGTCTGTAGTTGCTTTTAATTTCTTGGGTTCACGACCCTTATTGCTTTTTCGCTCGGGAATAGCCAAGTCAGGACGTTCCAAATATATTTTTTGGTCTTTATGGATATCCAGCATGTACAGATAACCAAGCAAATCTATGCTGCTGGCAAAATCCACATCGTTACCATAATAACCATCGCCTCCAATAAAATCGAAGATGATGCCATTGGTTACTTGCTGGCGAATAATTTCTAATGCCAGTTCGAGCTTAGTTTTAAATGTTCGGTGCTTTACAGGAACGCCTGCTTTTTCGCATCTTGTCTTGTCGTCACACCAAGCCTTGGGAAGGTATAGTCGGGCATCAACCATTGATGCAAAATCCCCATTACTTAAACAAGCAAATACCGCAACCTGACTATTTGATAGTTTCCCTACATTCCCACAATATTGATGTCCAACGCCTACGCTATGGTCGCCTTTTTTTACCCAACCACTTTCATCAATAATCAATCCTGTAAGTTTTCTTTTGGGTAAAACCTGGCTTACTTCCTGGGCTACTTGATTTATCAAAACTCGATGATCCCAGTTAGACTCAGTTATAAAGTGCTGCATTTGATGGTAGTTAGCTCCCAAATCTTCGCTTATTCTTTCAATATTGCGCATCTGACTTTGTATTATTCCTAATGAATATTGCTGTGCTTTGTCAAAGAACTTCTTTGTTGAATTACAAAATACATGCTGATAATCATTAAGGTGAACACTAACTCGCTCTATTACAGAGGTCAGTGTTTTCCATATCGATTATTATTTTTACGTTGTATTAAACATTTTTCGGAACGATAAGCCTGTTTTTCTGTGCATTGAAGATACTGAATTTCCTTGAAATATCAATGTTTACAAGGGTTTTGTTTAATCTGTTAAAGTAGAAATAAAATGATAAAATATATTTTCCAACTTTTTGCTGTTGTTAATGCATTCATGATTGAAGGATTTATAGGGTTAGTATTTATATTTTATTCCTTATTCGTCTTTTTCTACATTAATTCAAGGAAGAACCTAAACCTATTGCAGAAAAACCAGAATTAATTTAGATTTTGGCAAAACAATAATATGCAAAAAGAATTAATCTTAAAGATTAGATGAGAAAGTTTCTTAATTTTTTATTCTACCTGCTGTATTGAAAAAAAAGCTAACCTAACCATGGACAATAGGACAAGCCCAGCAAAATAATCGATGTTTCACAAATGTTTAAAATGTACCACTCACTATACGACCCAAAAAGAAAATGAGGTTTTTAAATAAAACTTAAGGAAGAACTTGGTATAAAAAGCCTCGCAAGAAATTAAGCTTACAGGGTAGGAAATCTGAGAGGATAGCCAGCCTTCTATTAAAGCCATATCGTATTTCGAATAGATTTCAACTTTTGTTTTATAATTCATGCTTGCATACTGCAAATTGTTTTAAAAGATAGATAAATTCGCCCTAGAAAAATCATTTTACTATTGATATTAACCTTCCGAATTATTTCTAATTTTTCCGCTATCTCCTTTTCCATGTATTACTATTTCACCTGCTTTCTATTATTACTTAGCCTTTGTTTATCAGGCCAGGGTCTTCCTGTTTGCGACAGCTGCCAGATAATCGAACACAGGCATTACACCCTTTGCTACAGCGAAAAGCACGAACAGGCCAAATGGGTGTATTACGAACTTACTAAAGCAGAGGTGCAATCGAATACAGCCAGAAAAGAGGCCTTTCGGGAGGATGCGAAAGTGGCGACTGGCAGCGCAAGTCTTGCAGATTATAAATCCAGTGGGTATGACCGCGGCCACCTTGCACCCGCTGCCGATATGGAGATGGACTCGTTGGCAATGGCCGAAAGTTTTTACATGAGCAACATGTCGCCGCAAAAACCCTCTTTTAACCGTGGAATCTGGAAAAAGCTGGAAATGCAGGTCAGAGACTGGGCTGTGCAGGAAGATACTATTCTGGTGGTTACCGGGCCTGTATTCGTCGATAATCTCGGTGCTATTGGGGAGAATAGGGTTACCGTTCCGGGTTACTATTACAAAATAATACTGGATGTAACGGGTGAGAAAAAGATTGTTGCCTTTTTAATGAAAAACGAAGCAAGCAGCGAAGAACTCTTCCATTTTACCATACCGGCAGACTCTCTTGAAGTCCTTACCGGAATAAATTTCTTCCCAGAGCTTGAAGCAATTGTAGAAAAAGGTGAAAAAGGAAATGCCAATGGCTTCACTTTCACCCTATAAGAACAAACCCGAAGTTTTCTTCGGATAATATTCTTAATAGTTGTACGATTCCACATTGTAGCTTCCATAAATGGAGCTCAAACCATCAATCACTTTTCTGATTTCATCCTGAAGCTTTTCTGTCGATTTGCTTTTAGGCAAATTGTATTGGAAAGAGCTCACCTCAGAAGCGTTGGAATACTCTGATACTACTATTTTCTTAGTTTGCAAATCGAGTTTTAAGTACGAATTTTCGTCATAGGTGTTGAAGTATGCAAAGCTCCCATTTACAGGAAAGTTATCGCTGTAAACCCCACTTGCAATTACTTTGCCTTCAGTATTGTAAAAAGTTGCATCTCCTTCTTTTGTATTGTTCAAAAGGGTAATAACTGATTTTGCTGTGTTGTTGGAATAGTAGCTTGTTTCGATCAGATTTTCGCCTACCTGCTCACGCTTTTTTACCAGCAGGTCGGGTTGTTCGTAACCATACTCCATGTAGAGTATTTCAACACCATCTTTATACTGCGAATAGGTATTGTAGCTAAACTCCTCGCCTTCAAACTTCTGATTGTCTTTATAAAAAAGGGTGTATTTTGGATTACCATCTATATAACTTACACTTTTTATGGTTTCGTCGTGTTCATAAGTAAGGGTATAATCCAACTTATTGTCGGTATAATAACTTACTTCGCCATGAATGGCGCCATTGGAATAAGAAATTATCAGAGTGGGTTGATGCATCCAGTCAAACTCATAAACAACACCATCCAGCGGCAGGTCATTCAGGTAAGTTGCTTTTGAAACTATTTCTCCCGCAGAGTTGTAAAAAACGGCTGGACCATTGGCATAACCGTTGCTGTAACTTATTTCTCGTGCCAATATCCCATTGATGTAATGTTTCTGAATACCTTCGATAATTCCTTCTGAATAATTTGTAATTGTCAGGGGCACATAAGTGGAATAGTTGTCGAGCATTGTGTAATCAATACTTTCTCCATCGAGCATTCCGTTTTTATAGTTTTTTTTCCATAAAATGGCAAGAGAGTAGGAGTCTTGTCCAACCTCGGTTCCCTCAAAAGGCAAGCCATTTTGGTAGGTGCAATGATACTCCTTGTTGTTGACTAAATCGTATACTACAGAAGGGCCATTGTAATCCATGTCACTCAGCAGTTTCCCTTCTTCGTTGAAAGATTTCTTTCTGATAACTTCATTATTCCGATAAACCTCAATTGTGGAGATATTATCTGAATTAAAAGTAATATACTCGCCAAAATAGCCTAATTCATAATCTATCCTCAATTGACCTATTGGTTCACCTTCCATCGAAAAGTAGTTTCTCTCTTTCTCATAACCTCCTTGCATACGCGAAGTTTCCTTCACTGCTCCGGTAGAGTAATATTCCGTTGTCTGAGAGATATCGCCGTTTAATGCATACTCAGTTTTTGAAGTAGGCACTCCATATTCATAATCAACTGTTAAAGTAATCACCCCATTCACATACTCGGTGACCCCTAAAATAACACTGTTATAGGTTAATATTTGCTTGCCATTATAGGGCTCGCCATTTCTATTCTCTAAATGGGCAATACAAACACCCAATGAATCGTAACTCTCTTCCATGAGTAAATCTTTGTAAGAGGCAAGTTTTCCATTTGAATGAAATGTTCTGGTCTCTACTATTTCACCCTCTTTATAACTTGCAACCGACATATAATACTCATCGGATACGCTGCCTTCCCAGGGTTCGTCCTCTTTATACATGGCTTTCCATTTCTCAAGGCCCACAGTATCATACTCTATACTATATCCTTCGGCCATTCCCTTTTTATATTCCCTTTGCGCACGCATTGCCCCATTCAAATAATATTCAATGACTGTTCCCTCCAACTCGCCTTTTTGAAAAGGCCGGGTGCGCTCTATCTGATCCGCGTGAAGGCTCGTTAATTCGGAACCGAAAAAGTCGTATTGTACCCCAGTGTATGGTTCTCCATTTTTATAAGTCAACGAATCGAGAATTTCACCTTTCTGATTGTACACAATTTCAAGGCCTATATCGTTTGAACCATTTTCTTCCAAATATTCCACTTTTTTGATTTTCCCATTTGTGTAATAATAATTAACCGGACTTAAAATGGTGCCATTCTTAATATGTGCAATTTGAGTAACCACCAATGGACTATGGCCATATGTTGCAAAAACTCCTGTTGCATTGGAGTATTCATAAGTCTCTATGTTATTCAAATCCCCGACAAACTCACCAAACTGATTGTACTGACTTAATTTCCAGTACACACTATCTGTTTTAGTCCAAATCAGTTTGGCTTTGCTCAAAGAATCTGCACTCGAAGTGATATTCTTAATTATGTTTGAGTTTTCGTAATACTGTATGGAAATAACACCATACTGTTCAGATCCTACCGTTCCGGAATAAGGTACTCCCTGCTTATACTCAGCACTGGCAAGTTCGGATCCATCTTCGCGGTAGGAGGTGCAGTTTCCTTCCAATATACCATATACATAAAACTGTTTCTGCGACACTTTTCCATTCGGATAATACCAGGTTGTAAGGCCATCAAAGTTCTCTTCTGTTGGGTTTAAAACTACGCCTTCCATCTGAAGAGCGCCTGATACATAGTAGTCCTTCAGTAAATATCCCTTCTCTGTTTTAGTCATTGGGGGGCGGTAGAATTGCGCGTTTTCCCGCGAGCTTGGCTCCCAAGATTCATTGTAAAAGATAGTATCGGTTTGCTCGAAATAGAGGCTATCAGAAGTTATTGATTGAGAAAAGCCCTGATTAAACATCAAGAGCGATAAGATAGAACCGGTAATGAAATTC
It contains:
- the smpB gene encoding SsrA-binding protein SmpB, which codes for MANKIEIRNKKAAHDYEFIEKYTAGIVLSGTEIKSLRLGKANMADCFCSFRGNELWLRNMTISEYANRGYMNHDPQQERKLLLNRTELKKLERKVKERGLTIVATRVFIAETGYAKVNIALAKGKKEYDKREDIKKRDTKRVEDRLRKL
- the miaA gene encoding tRNA (adenosine(37)-N6)-dimethylallyltransferase MiaA, with the translated sequence MLAEKHNLVVVLGPTATGKTRLAALLAHAIGAEIISADSRQVYRDMNLGTGKDYEDYCVEGKTIACHLVDIHPAGYKYNVFEFQKDFFHCFEEIQQRKKKVILCGGTGMYLESVTKAYQLISVPVNNSLREKLKDKSLAELENILASYKKLHNKTDTDTVKRAIRAIEIEEYYLLYPPAEKKMPEIKPVYLGIQFDREERRRRISTRLHRRLEEGLVDEVQRLLNQGIAPEDLIYYGLEYKYITQHLLGHLSFSDMTSQLETAIHQFAKRQMTWFRKMEREGVNIHWIDGMLSEEEKIQEALRVIEG
- a CDS encoding T9SS type A sorting domain-containing protein; the encoded protein is MGLRPLSKEEYEKVPVADLETLKKNAPTKAISKVLPLKLVLSTPMVGNQASQGSCVAWASGYCCYSIMLNSKFNDWTIATRSPSYIFNQLTHCTQEVGCGNGCGLTVPDALTLIKEQGVCSWKNMPYVEYDCFTQPNATQISDAAQNKALNFGRLANKNDIAEIKSKLNYGYPIIISIPIYDSFFSMWNKKTGVWDNNTGQSEYSHAVCIIGYDDNKTDGKSTGMVKVQNSWGTDGGDMGFFWIPYTFIQSGCLEEAYVLYSSTVGNNNSNCTNTAPILDKVLRNGTNVEYFFRSNYTGSSKITLEYSIDGKTWKSNYSSTGNSPRTWSNVPDTFGMQYRIIESIAGCSQYASNVIRHGFPYFVTSSRTGTTISCIVSNQVNSTITLQYSTDEGKTWNQATTASTSSPYIFENIPDQKPIGLRIVENSLTQGITKSNTRIEANCNIAPILERVERNNTNVSYFWNNNGISNNTIRLEYSTNGGSIWVSKPGTAISPRTLSSVPNVKPISYKVVSCTYGCEVKSNIIDQKPPYLNSVTRDGTSVSFNYNSNGNPTITLQYSDDQGSNWKSQTGCTSTSPCVFYNVPDKKPIVYRVLGDAPGCATAISNQIIIPNCTPATLTNIVRSGTSVTYHWINNTTYGQIKFQYSTDGGNNWISETISTGTQTSPRQFSNIPDVKPIQYRIITFPFACGEDGVISNVIEHKPCAAPNLGTVIRNGTSVNYYFGSNNNTITLQYSTNQGSTWVSKSGCTTSPCTYVNVPNIKPITFRIVGDAPGCATSASNTIIHADCYPTLTLEKVERSGTSAKYYWNTYGAVYQTIGFQYSTDGGASWKSYHIGATSPYSINGVPSTLPMKYRIIGYAYGCNKDGLISNVIEHRSAGTYQALEFASTDISDIQDLNSVYWARYLPDGILKAYHTNDVKVLRLYNINGNLLIEMNVANQTESEINIDNLPSGVYILTFDGFHSRKVLKDK
- a CDS encoding IS701 family transposase, with amino-acid sequence MRNIERISEDLGANYHQMQHFITESNWDHRVLINQVAQEVSQVLPKRKLTGLIIDESGWVKKGDHSVGVGHQYCGNVGKLSNSQVAVFACLSNGDFASMVDARLYLPKAWCDDKTRCEKAGVPVKHRTFKTKLELALEIIRQQVTNGIIFDFIGGDGYYGNDVDFASSIDLLGYLYMLDIHKDQKIYLERPDLAIPERKSNKGREPKKLKATTDELSVSKYLQTLNDENWQRISVRNTAKGVLVADYHFIKLWIINNSKMQVEQRLLVIRKTKTKEGKDEIKYSFTNANLEQYTKKAIAYMQAQRYFVEHCIKESKQILGLDQFQTRKWLAWQHQVALNFLVSSFILKEKLHCFDDLPLLSARDIKEFITFKLYKQMTEEQMIDRIYDRHLKRQRDINYSYSKL
- a CDS encoding DNA/RNA non-specific endonuclease translates to MYYYFTCFLLLLSLCLSGQGLPVCDSCQIIEHRHYTLCYSEKHEQAKWVYYELTKAEVQSNTARKEAFREDAKVATGSASLADYKSSGYDRGHLAPAADMEMDSLAMAESFYMSNMSPQKPSFNRGIWKKLEMQVRDWAVQEDTILVVTGPVFVDNLGAIGENRVTVPGYYYKIILDVTGEKKIVAFLMKNEASSEELFHFTIPADSLEVLTGINFFPELEAIVEKGEKGNANGFTFTL